In the genome of Neofelis nebulosa isolate mNeoNeb1 chromosome 8, mNeoNeb1.pri, whole genome shotgun sequence, one region contains:
- the TOB2 gene encoding protein Tob2 codes for MQLEIKVALNFIISYLYNKLPRRRADLFGEELERLLKKKYEGHWYPDKPLKGSGFRCVHIGEIVDPVVELAAKRSGLAVEDVRANVPEELSVWIDPFEVSYQIGEKGAVKVLYLDDSEGCVAPELDKEFKSSFNPDAQVFVPIGSQDSSLSNSPSPSFGQSPSPTFIPRSAQPITFTTASFAATKFGSTKMKKGGAAANGGGMAGGGASGQQPPQQQPRMARSPTNNLLKHKSLSLSLRSLNFIAANPAPQSQLSPNAKEFVYNGGSPSLFFDGADGGGSGAGTCNSSGFDVAQVFGGGANSLFLEKTPFVEGLSYNLSTMQYPSQPFQPVVLAN; via the coding sequence ATGCAGCTGGAGATCAAAGTGGCCCTGAACTTTATCATCTCCTACTTGTATAATAAGCTGCCCCGGCGCCGGGCAGACCTGTTTGGGGAGGAGCTTGAGCggctcttgaaaaagaaatatgaaggcCACTGGTACCCTGACAAGCCACTGAAGGGCTCGGGCTTCCGCTGTGTTCACATCGGGGAGATCGTGGACCCTGTGGTGGAGCTGGCCGCCAAACGGAGCGGCCTGGCAGTGGAGGATGTGCGGGCCAATGTGCCTGAAGAGCTGAGCGTCTGGATCGACCCTTTTGAGGTGTCCTACCAGATCGGTGAGAAGGGGGCAGTGAAAGTGCTGTACCTGGATGACAGCGAGGGCTGTGTTGCACCAGAGCTGGACAAGGAGTTCAAGAGCAGTTTCAACCCCGATGCCCAGGTCTTCGTGCCCATCGGCAGCCAGGACAGCTCCCTTTCCAACTCCCCGTCACCATCCTTCGGCCAGTCACCCAGCCCCACTTTCATCCCCCGCTCCGCCCAGCCCATCACCTTCACCACTGCCTCCTTCGCTGCCACCAAGTTTGGCTCCACCAAGATGAAGAAGGGGGGTGCGGCAGCAAATGGCGGGGGCATGGCCGGCGGCGGGGCAAGTGGCCAGCAGCCTCCCCAGCAGCAGCCCCGCATGGCCCGCTCTCCCACCAACAACCTGCTGAAGCACAAGagcctctctttgtctctgcgCTCGCTGAACTTCATTGCGGCCAACCCGGCCCCTCAGTCCCAGCTCTCCCCCAATGCCAAGGAGTTCGTGTACAACGGGGGCTCTCCCAGCCTCTTCTTTGACGGGGCCGATGGCGGGGGCAGTGGGGCCGGCACGTGCAACAGCAGCGGCTTCGACGTGGCCCAGGTATTCGGAGGCGGCGCCAACAGCCTCTTCCTGGAGAAGACCCCCTTCGTGGAAGGCCTCAGCTACAACCTGAGCACCATGCAGTACCCCAGCCAGCCCTTCCAGCCGGTTGTGCTGGCCAACTGA